The genome window CCTTCGGCCACTCGGCCACGTCTCCTAGCTGATTACTCAACTATGTCTCTGTAGCTAACTGCGCTGCAGCGACGAACGTCATAATATCGACTGCCCCCCCTTTGGTCAAGGGCGTGGGGCAATATTTTTGGATATTTACGCTTTTTCCAGCTCGAACGCTTTATGCAGCGCGCGCACGGCCAGTTCCATGTACTTTTCATCGATCAACACGGAGATCTTGATTTCGGAAGTGGAGATCATCATGATGTTGATGCCCTCTTCCGACAAGGTACGGAACATTTGCGATGCGACGCCGACGTGGCTGCGCATGCCCACGCCGACGACGGACAGTTTCGACACTTTCGCGTCGCCCGTGATGCTGGCGGCGCCCAGCGATTCGCGGTTCGCTTCCAGCACGGCCAGCGCGCGCGTGTATTCGCCGCGCGAAACGGTGAAGGTGAAGTCCGTTTTACCGTCGACCGACTGATTCTGTATGATCATGTCGACTTCGATGTTCGCATCCGCCACCGGTCCCAGGATGTGGTAGGCCACGCCTGGACGGTCGGGCACGCCGAGCACGGTGATTTTGGCTTCATCGCGGTTGAAGGCGATGCCGGAGATGACTGCTTGTTCCATGTTTGTATCTTCCTCAAACGAAATCAGGGTGCCTGAATTGGCTTCTATTTCCAGCGGCAACATCGGGTCGGTCAGCGACGACAGCACGCGCGTGGGCACGCGGTAGTTGCCGGCAAATTCCACCGAACGCGTTTGCAGCACTTTGGAACCCAGCGAAGCCAGTTCCAGCATTTCTTCAAAGGTGATGGTCTTCAGGCGGCGCGCCTCGGAGACCACGCGCGGGTCGGTCGTGTAGACGCCGTCGACGTCCGTGAAGATCAGGCACTCGGCCGCCTTCATGGCGGCGGCAATCGCCACGGCCGAGGTGTCGGAACCGCCGCGGCCCAGGGTCGCGATGTTGTCGTTCTCGTCGACACCCTGGAAACCGGTAATGATGACAATCTTGCCCGCATCGAGGTCGCGCTTGACTTTTTTGTCATCGATCGACTGGATGCGTGCCTTGGTAAAGGCGGAATCGGTCTTGATCGCGACTTGCCAGCCAGCATAGGATACGGCTTGTTTGCCGATCGCCAGCAGTGCCATCGACAATAGGCCGACGGACACTTGTTCGCCTGTCGAGGCGATCATGTCAAGTTCACGGGGATCGGGTTGATCCATGATTTCCCTGGCCAGTCCAATCAGGCGGTTGGTTTCGCCCGACATGGCCGATGGCACCACCACGATTTGATGCCCCGCGTCGTGCCACTTGGCAACGCGCTTGGCGACATTCTTGATACGGTCAGTCGAGCCCATCGACGTACCGCCATATTTGTGGACGATTAAAGCCATAAGAGTGAAGTTTCCGCTCAAGAAGAATAAAAAAGGAGGGCTTTACTCTACATGCCGCAATGCAAAATAACAAGCTAAAAAGCGCATTAGCTCATACCGATTGCGCATATGGAAATAACCAATCCATGCAGTCCAGCTGGCTTGAGCAGCCACTTGCCGGCCACCCCGAGAGTGGCCGTGGCGGCTGCCCTTACGCTCAGCAGGAGAGCCAGCGCAAGGCCACGCGGGGACGCTCCAGCAGGCTCAGACAATGGCAATCGAGGCCAATCCCGGCCGCATACAGCAATTGTTGCGCCGCACAGACAAGTGGCAGGCGTTCGCGCTCCCAGGCGGGCACGTCGAACGCCTGATAATGGTATTTCAAGCTCTTGGTGGGACGGTTCAGGGCCAGCTTCAGGCGCTCGCCGCCCTGGCGAAAATCGATGGTCAGGGTCTGCGTTTGCAACCAGGCAATATCGATACCCTGGCCGCCCGCTTCCACCGCATCGAAATGCAGCACGCCGCCATACGCAGGAAAGGTCAGGCTGGCCTCGCCCTGCCACGTAAATTGCTGGCCGGCTTTTTCCAGGCCGGGAATGCCCGCGTCGTCACGCTCGCGCATGCCGGCAAGGTCATTCAGCTTGGGCGTCAGGTACAGCCGGTCGCGGTGGCGCCGCACGTGGCATTCGGGGTGCGTGACCAGCAGTTGCGCATCGGGCCGCGCTTCCAGCAATTGCGCCAGCATTTCCGCCAGCCATGCCGTCGACGGCATGCGCAGGCCGCGCGTGCCGAACCAGTGGCGCAGCAGGTTGTAACAGCGGTCCGCGCTCAGTTCACGCAGCTTGCTCAATTCGATGCAGTCGCCGTCGAGGCAATTTAGCAAATCCTGCGTCGCCAGTT of Janthinobacterium sp. PAMC25594 contains these proteins:
- a CDS encoding aspartate kinase, giving the protein MALIVHKYGGTSMGSTDRIKNVAKRVAKWHDAGHQIVVVPSAMSGETNRLIGLAREIMDQPDPRELDMIASTGEQVSVGLLSMALLAIGKQAVSYAGWQVAIKTDSAFTKARIQSIDDKKVKRDLDAGKIVIITGFQGVDENDNIATLGRGGSDTSAVAIAAAMKAAECLIFTDVDGVYTTDPRVVSEARRLKTITFEEMLELASLGSKVLQTRSVEFAGNYRVPTRVLSSLTDPMLPLEIEANSGTLISFEEDTNMEQAVISGIAFNRDEAKITVLGVPDRPGVAYHILGPVADANIEVDMIIQNQSVDGKTDFTFTVSRGEYTRALAVLEANRESLGAASITGDAKVSKLSVVGVGMRSHVGVASQMFRTLSEEGINIMMISTSEIKISVLIDEKYMELAVRALHKAFELEKA